The nucleotide sequence GCGCCGACGTGGGGGCGCTGTTGCTCGTCGGCGCGGGCGGGTCCGTCTTTGGCGGGTCGCTCGGTATTGGAATCACGGGGACGCCGATCGCGGTCGTCGCGGGCATTCTCGTCGCCGGGATCGTCACCGTCGGACTGGCGCTTTTCATCGACCGAACCGCGTTCCGTCCGATCCGCGACGCCGACGGGATCACGCTTCTCATCACCAGTATCGGCGTGGCGTTCGCGCTTCGCTACCTGATGCAGTTCGTCTTCGATTCGAGCGTTCGGGGGACGACGTCTCAACCCCCCGCCCTCGGGCTATATCTCGTCGACGGGTTCGTCCGCATCAACGCACACGATATCGCGCTCGCCGTGGTCGCGGGCGGGTTGATGCTCGGGGTGCATCTCCTCCTCCAGCTGACGAAGCTCGGCAAGGCGATGCGGGCGATGGCGGACAACGAGGATTTAGCGCAGATCACGGGAATCCCGACCGAACGCGTCGTCCGCGCCGTGTGGGTGATCGGCGGCGGACTGACGGGGATCGCGGGCTATATGTTCATTCTCTGGAAGGGGACGCTCGGCTTCAACGACGGGTGGCTGCTTTTGCTCTTGATCTTCGCGGCCGTCATCCTCGGCGGAATCGGCTCGATCTACGGGGCCATCGTCGGTGGTCTCGCAATCGGGCTGACGGCGTCGCTATCTGTCATCTGGATCCCCTCGGCGTTCACACGCGCGGCCGCGTTCGCGGTGATGATCGTCTTGCTCTTGGTGAAACCTGAGGGGCTCTTCTCCGGGAGGACGACCGCATGAGCGTCCGAAACGACATCGCCGACCGCATTCCGGGAGGCGACGCGGGGCTGATCGTGGCCGTCTTACTCACCGTCTACGCCACGTACGTACTCGCCGGCGTGGTGCTCGGCTACTCACTCCGCGGGCAACTGAACACAATTGCGGTCCTGACGTTCTACATCGCCGTCTTCGCGATGCTCGCGCTCGCACTCAATCTCCATTGGGGGTACACGGGGCTGTTTAATATCGGGATTGTCGGGTTTATGGCGGTCGGAATCTACGTGATGGCGCTGGTGTCGAAACCGGTGTACACCCCCGGCGGTGCAGCACAGGTCGGCGGGCTCGGGCTCCCGCTCATCGTCGGAATCATCGCCGGGATGGCGGCCGCCGCGCTGTTGGGGTTGGTGATCGCGTTACCGGCGTTGCGGTTGCGTGCGGACTACTTGGCGATCGTCACGATCGCGATGTCCGAGATCGTGCGCTTTTCGTTCCTCTCCGGGGACTTAGGCAAGTTCCAGCTGTTCGGCAAGCGCGTCGGGTTCGGCGGCGGCTCCGGACTCATCCTCGATTTCACCGATCCGATGGAGGCGTTCTTC is from Halobellus sp. LT62 and encodes:
- a CDS encoding branched-chain amino acid ABC transporter permease is translated as MGIAETYTRGRQFAVARPGTVLLALVGGVLLADLLTGLATGRQSFSGVGSLVWDGLMRGLVVGLAGIGLSMTYSILNFANFAHGDYITAGAFSGWATTYLIAGFGRADVGALLLVGAGGSVFGGSLGIGITGTPIAVVAGILVAGIVTVGLALFIDRTAFRPIRDADGITLLITSIGVAFALRYLMQFVFDSSVRGTTSQPPALGLYLVDGFVRINAHDIALAVVAGGLMLGVHLLLQLTKLGKAMRAMADNEDLAQITGIPTERVVRAVWVIGGGLTGIAGYMFILWKGTLGFNDGWLLLLLIFAAVILGGIGSIYGAIVGGLAIGLTASLSVIWIPSAFTRAAAFAVMIVLLLVKPEGLFSGRTTA